DNA from Vicia villosa cultivar HV-30 ecotype Madison, WI unplaced genomic scaffold, Vvil1.0 ctg.005638F_1_1, whole genome shotgun sequence:
TGGTTAttaaaaaacaacacaaaaatgcAAGTTCTTAGACTTAGGAATTGTTCCTTTATAGGAGATTTTCAACTTCCTTCCCATCCTAATCTCAACCTGGCATCAATTGATGTATCAAATAATGCAATGTTAGGTCAAATGTTGAGCAACAACATTAGTTCGAATTTTCCAAATCTGAATTATCTAAACATTTCTGAAAATGAAATTCATGGTTCAATTCCTCATGAGCTAAGTCACATAGATACATTAGATCTTTCTAATAATCAATTTTCTGGAGAATTACCAAGGAATTTAACTATGGGTATTTCTTATTTGAGTATTTCAAACAACAATCTTCATGGGCCCATACCTCCAGCATTGTCAATGTACTCTTCTATCACATTGTTGTTGGACCATAATCATTTTTCAGGTAGCCTTCCAAGTAACCTTTTTAACTCAACTTATATCCATCATTTGGACATTAGTTATAATAATTTGGTTGGAAAACTTCCAAGCCAAATTCAAAGTACTCAATTGGTCGAGCTTTTAATGTCTAATAATTATTTTGAAGGATCTATTCCATCAGAGTTGACCAATATTACAACACTTACTTACCTAGATCTTTCCCAAAATAATTTGTCAGGTTGTGTTCCCTCTTTTCTAAGTGATTCTCTAAGCTttatccatttgaacaacaataaaCTAAGTTGTTTGTCCAAGCACATGTTCACAGAAAGATCTTCATTATTGATTCTAGACCTTAGCAACAATGAAATAACAAATGGAATCCATGATCTAATACACAACCTCCACTACACAGAGTTAAACATCCTCCTTATGAAAGGTAATCACTTCACAGGGGAAATACCAAATCAGTTATGCCACCTAACGGATTTAAATATACTAGACCTttcttataataattttattgggGAAATTCCTAATTGCTTGGGTGAAATGCCTTTTGAAAATAAAGACCCAGAAGGTTCAAGAGATCGATTCAATGGTGTGGTTTATGATAAAGGACGTTACAATAATCGACACGGGAAAGAGAGAGACAGATTTACGTCAAAGAAAAGATTGGAAACTTATACAACAAATATTCTTATTTATATGTCTGGGATTAATTTATCTCAGAATAAACTAAGTGGGAGTATTCCGTATGAGCTTGGAAATTTGACAAGAATCCGATCATTGAACTTGTCCAACAATTTTTTCTCCGGGAAAATTCCAGCAACATTCTCCAATTTGGTGCAAGTGGAGAGTTTAGATCTTTCTTTCAACATGTTGAGTGGCCAAATTCCTCCTCAACTAAGTGGATTGACTTCCCTTGAAGTATTCAGTGTTGCACACAACAATTTATCAGGCACGACACCAGAAAGGAAAGGACAATTTATTACCTTTGATGAAAGCAGCTATGAAGGTAATCAATTTCTCTGTGGGCCTCCATTGTCAAAAAGTTGCAATCCTGCTCCATTACCTAATGGCTTGAACAAAGATGGAGATAATGATAGTTGGGTGGACATGTATGTTTTCCTTGTGAGCTTTGTGGTGGCATACACATCAACGTTGTTGGTAATTGCAATTGTTCTGTACATCAATCCTTATTGGAGGCAAGCATGGTTTTACTATATAGGAATAGTGTGTATGAATTGCTTCTACTTCTTAGAAGACAATTTATGTGTGttctaattattataatatataatatgtgAAGTTGCATGTCATGAATATGTATTTTGTTTCTGCTATTtgtaattcaataaaaaaattacattagtATTGTATGGCCAGTGtgatttttttgaagttttttccacaaaatttctTACATGCCGAAGTGTAATGTGCAACTAatgtaaagaaaaaaaataatgatgtTTTTAGAAGAGTCCTTGCTAGTTGCAAATGAGAAAACTTCTTCCCTGTTTTCTTATAAGCTCATAACATTATAGGGTGTACAAGAGGCACTCCAACCTGATACATTGGTAGAAAGGTCTAAGCCCAGCATCACCGAGAAAAACCACTATCCATCTTCTATGAAAGTCTGAATAAGGCTCTCACGATCCTATGCTCGAGAGCTAGACGAAACTAAAAACAACCAGCACATTCAACTTACAATCCCTACATCTAACAACCTAACCAAAACAGTTCTCCTACATAACAAGGATCCTCTCATTTGCAACTAGCAAGGACTCCTCTAACAAGTAAAAACCTTCTTAAACCGACCCTGCAAAAACTAAGAACCAATAACCACTCTTTCTGTCTTCTGGTCATCCAAATTCCCCCAACAAATGCATGTTATCTACTTCATTTAGTATACTGCCAACAAATTTGTTGCTACTTAACCCCTGCACAGTCTTGCACAATAAGCCGGAAAGCCAATTTAAATTGGCTTAGCACTAAAATCAATAAAGGTCCACATTTGAGGCTAAACCATAATTGTTGATTGAGACACCTAATCTCACAGCAATATAATCCTCCCCCATTAACGCATAACAAACCAGCGCCAAAATGCCCTCATGACCACACTGATGAATTTCTAGCCAGCAAAACAACCCTCTGCGCTAGACTTAGACTGCATATTAAAAACGGATCGACTAACACTGCTAGCTACATCCTGCACCCAGAAAAGAAACACAATTGAACATATTGACACATAATATTAGTGGTGCTCATGGACCGATAATTAACCAATCCAATCCATAttcaattaataattatttattataatcgGATATAAAATCATTCCATATAAATGATTATATTTTTACATAACTGGTTATAAAACCGGTTTATCCATAACCACGTTTTATAACTGGTTCTAAAGTTATaacaaatttttaatttaaaaccgGTTTCCAAAATTTGTATTTTTTCGAGAAAAAAACGATTTTCATATTTTcggaaaaaaaattcatattttcaaaaaaaaaaaaaaaattccattttTTCGAAAACACTCAATTTtcgaaaaaatttgattttgtttattccGATAAAATACGATTTCTCATATTTATTTGAAAAACTCTTTTTTTTCGTATTCCCTTTCGTATTTCGGAAAGAACTCGATTTTTAACGAGTTtagaaataaaattgatttttttcgtatttccaaaaaaaatctaactttttgtatttatgaaatatggtttttttgtatttaaaaaaaaactcgattattttgtattttcgaaaaagttgacttttcatatttccaaaaaaaacatcGATTAAaagtcattttaaaaaaaaaactcgatttttttttctaaaaaaaatcaaattttcatattttcgtaaaaactagatttttttcgtatttttttaaaactcgtttttttttaatgtttttaaaaataaaatcaatttttgtaTTTTCGTAAAAAaccaacttttttaaaaaaaaaaattattcatatttttgaaaaaaattagatTTTCAGAAAATATTTTAACTTAGTTTTTATTTTGGATATAGATGTCCAAAatatagatttggttaaaatcatatttattaaatGTCTAAAATatagatttggttaaaaaccATACTAAAATTAATCGGTTTTTTATAACCGAATTtaaatatgaatatgaataatTTATATAACCTGTTAATTTGAACACCCCTACATAATATCTACTTGAGCGAATGCATGAAATGAAAAATTTCATAATTAATAAGATGAATAAATTTGTGTGAATAATATGAAAACATTTTCGCCAGAAATATACTCTCAACAAAGTTAGAAGCCCTTTTCGCCAGAAATATACTCTCAACAAAGTTAGAAGCCCTTTTTAAGTTAAATAATTGTTTTCTATTTAACCCGACACATCGACATCAATCAAATTTATGTTGTCCTTAATCAATCCCTTGAAGATTGTATAGCTACTAATGGAAACAAAACAAACTTAAAGCACTATGAgagaacaaaaaacaaaaaaaagttcaaagataaaaaaaaatggttACTTGTAAACTGCTCTGTTAATGGGTGATCTGTGAGAGATCTAAACTTCATGTTACGGTTGCAAAATAGATTTAAGAATGGGTATAGAAATAGATAGTCtgtgttttcttttcaaaagagagtggaaaatatataattaacCATTAAAAATGGTTTAAATAGATATATTTAATAAGGTTAGATATGACAGGGTCCGAATTATGGTTCCTGTAAAATTTAACGTCCTCATAAATGGTTTCTTCCGTTAGTTTCCATCCATTAACaaagtgtagcggggaaaatctgatatcgaagtcataggattgactcgaatcaaaatttcgtttgaaatcgccaccgcgctttattttttcaaaggaaaagggaaaagtacgaaaaacccaaagttttgttttttaaaacaagaaagagatctcaggtacgggtgttgattatatgaggggaaggttttaagcacccctcatatctgtggtactccacaggaacctttttgaaaatctgtgtttatgaAAAGACATCGTGTGCGAAAAAAAaggtttgtttgaattttaaaataagctcggcaaagcgttaagccttgtgcctacatacctcctcggtgcaatggagaagtcagagctaatgtagttccgcttaaaagggaaaacatttttaaaacgaataaacactttatcgtcgttggagagaaatactcagccattgatcttgagcatgagaacaaacgagttctttgcatcgctaatgaaagaagggctccaactcggataaaatcgacgagtatgccactagctctctcacgcggaaaagatctcattatatcaatcaatttcaaaatcgtggggtataaccactcgtttcgacaattaacagtgtctaaacttttgaagaaaaagaggaaaaggccactaagggcaaaagatattttaaagaaaacgttttgaaaatgattgcaaacataagaaggtttttgaaaaagggagaagattttgaaaatttaagaatgggaggagatgaaaaggctatcctattgcgtaaaataaaagctaaggaaagaaacggtctaaccgaaataagaagccaacacttaacattatgagtcaaggtagatttcccatcctttggaatatcaacactaaaccaacattatcacttggggatccagatgaacttattatctttagcaccactttgcattaagcacattaaaattctaacggaaatcgggcagagtaacggctgttttcgggtaaaatccttatatcaatgccttggaattaaccatcaagggctttcaaggaaatacctgcacatacaaacaaacaacaatccaatgccaggcagacagaataacagcagagtaacaatatcatgagggtccagagatactaagtccataagtccgaatctccaaaatgctagggatagttaccaatagtccaaaagagagtcttaggtgtttttttagatttttgttatttattagtgttttagcataaaagtaaagtatggtccaagtggacaaaagaaaaatagcggaatcataaacatagcgtccaaatggacaaagagaaaatagcggaatataaacgtccaaatggacaaaggaaaaatagcggaatgtaaatatgatgaaatgataaaataaagcgataaagcgagaaatataaagaacggtaaaataaagtgcggaaattaaagtcaattgttagatgttaaagataaccatgttgaaacttgtcaagtatgttatcaaagttagcagtgaagatcgatggtgagtgaaggatgtactcgcatttaaattcaatagaaatttatcagaagcttgataaaatcatagcgactacacgataaacctccataagtcttaaatcaaccgcatacaattctcttccatatttgatcctttttattcgggacacgaaatattgcgctatgttaagcagatcgccaagtgatttatgtagaaatcaccctacaacgaggccggtcaaaactttatgtgctaatgcatgcgagagaagtgatatgtagatcactctccgaaagcaataccgcacgaaaagaaaaatagggagcgatctcgtctttaccaagaatccataagaattctcaaggtgttaagactttcatcgatcaaaagaaaaagaaataaaagatggaaccatattcaaaagctcctttcatccataatttcaatcacttaatattgcggattcggattctcatcctatcgacgccctaagtccattataattagagagaaattaggcctctaacttgtgattcaaagaaaatatccaaagaaaggagtagaagatgagttagaaccaaaaacaagttaaaaaaggcaaaaaaacacattctgctcagatgtaaatcgatttgcataactctgttttcaaatctgcgcagtttttttagttatgtaaatcgatttgcaaaagatgtaaatcgatttgcacaacacagtttttcaaaaaaacagcaaatcaagagaagaaaacttgtttaaacataaaaccaaacaccttgtgatcttggatcaatttgtgcatgaaaatgtatcaagtaagcaagcaaaactcattaatgtagcaccaaaggtgcatcaaacttAAACAACAAtagatcacatcttgaattatggaaaggatctagaattttaccaaatcttccacaaactttgaatcttcttcaagaacacacaaccacaagccttgatctctcacaattgatgaagaaagtagtgtttaggttgaggtttagctctaaattagtgaggttcaagatgtgactcactaatttttatggaagaaacaagagctttgagtgaggggtttggaagaggtgagtagagaaagagcaagagttttcttggctatcaaagcttcaaAAATgatgaggggaatgcctcaatttatagcacttaggcttgggtaattttgtggcttggagttaggattggaaaatagaattaggcttgggaaaaggatttggagccagaaatgagatccaatggtcttgatgcaatcacatgagggtttatgataaaatgatgtaggaaatcaaatgtaagaactaagtcatgcttcccatgcttgcaaatgatgtcaacacttccaaaagctgaaatttgccttcatttttccaaattcgcactggtgcaatcgatttacactttatgcaaatctatttacatagctgaaaaaggcaaaatctggggcaaaaacagttatgcaaatcaattgctgtcttatgcaaatcgatttgcactgatggcagaagcaaatctggtgcagaaacagttgtgtaaatcgatttacaccttatgcaaatcgatttgcatagtgaaaatgttgaaaaatgctccttttgatggatgttatgacttggtacctacaaaacacaaacacaccacagcacaaggcaatatttttggtattttggttagtaaaacaatatatacaagactaaacatgggtgcttgatgattcccttgcagatgaatcgAGCATAACACCACAAGTAGAgctctaagttaaaacttcttgattgatgattggtatgcaaatgatgtgtgatcttagggtcaaaaattggggtatgacagatgcccctatttaagtttcttctatccggagatgtgagggttaaaatcctcagcttgacgtaattgaagagacttaaatataaaacacacaatttttgaacctaaggtatgatgcgatgctaatggatgcatcaagtatgattatagaatagagaggagtataacaccactggggagataagaaaggattccactggggaaaaggtatacgtcatctaggaatagaatcggacttcacaaaagaaagaaacagtcgacagaagctttcaagataaaacatgattgaacttcgagAAGAGAGTATCTGAGGCCTAcctgaatgtggctacatcaaatgaatatcaaggtaaaacatgattggacaacatcaaatgacaaccaaggtaaaacgtgattgggcaacatcgaatgaaaatcaaggtaaaacatgattggatatcgtcaaaggataatcaaggtaaaacgtgattggataatcatcaacagacaatcaaggtaaaacatgattggataatcatcacaggtccatcaaggtaaaacatgactggatgtcattaagggataatcaaggtaaaacatgattggataatcatcacaggtccatcaaggtaaaacatgactggatgtcattaagggataatcaaggtaaaacatgattggataacatcaaatgacaattaaggtaaaacatgattgaaaaaataccaaatgacaatcaaggtaaaacatgattagataaccaagataaaacatggtcgaaagcgatcaggataaagcatgattagagacaatcaagataaaacatgattaaagggaaacaagataaaacatggtgtaagcgaccaggataaagcatgatcagagacaatcaagataaaacatggtcgaaatctttcaggaatgacactgaaagaagagggagaaatcataacatccaggaatggcactaaatgaagaaaggatacatcaaggaacaacaatagacggacaagacaaacaagtatctgttttggataggtgccaagtaagttggactttgatctcaaggtgaagatgttgatagcaacagaacctcgaaaaatgcaaatgagtatgaaatttgtttcaatgcatgatgttgaatttttctatgcatggtatatgatcaatgcaatgcaattgtttgtgacaactgagggagactcttttgtgaggcaagattaaaactctgattcctcaacacgagaactctgccaactctgcttgggaagaagatgcttaaacaaacttctattacaccggtaactgtatcaaaacgatgatcctttgagaagggctgataaaactgcttggggattgctgaagaagattgcccctgattgagtgattgttgtaagctaactgatcatggcttcagttgaactgtatTTGGGATGAACTGATTATGGCTTCAATTCTttaaatgcatgttgggatggcttgccccagtacaagtcttgaaatgatattctgatcaataaatcttgactgaacatctgaacaatgggatcttgaagtaacgtgcccctattaggatcactgatcaagtttctcgactgtttgaacttcctgaaagatgagtgcttacttgcaaataaaatgttcattcaagaatggtaattttaatgcaatgctcaaagaatatttttgaaatcaaagtcatttttggaatgatgttattgatgtaaagcaaatggaatcactggtcaaaacataaaggttgagACGTTCAAAGTGACAggtaaagcaaagatatggtatcaaaaaAATGATTGGTatatctcatgggagtcagcttacgcaatcttgttgtagtatgctttcaaacaaaccttgcttcaattaggtcttttaaaggttgtaacgtggcctggttcacagtTTCAAAAAccaaggatataaggctcaaaatttgattgtacccaccccatcttcgtgatgatctccagtcctaaaactcagttaattcaactcatgcattcaagttccaagagacttctggaattgcacctttgataatgatgatagttcacaagcaaagagaacttttgagattgcagtcacttcttccttttgtattgtcacaacattgtgttgttcaggaatttattgacttctctttttttcatctttctcttttgatatccctaaattttgcctgaactatttatttttgaacttacagtcagcgggatgcccttatttttgcctaagtcgtcttttggatttttgacttagcatgcttttctttgtgtatatatatattttttgatactcttttttttttaaagatagtgactcccttgcttaatgattaagaaTAACCATCGtcagcttttgattgacatctccaacatttctttgatgtatgcggaggaacgcttgtaattgaaacctttgttgaaaggtgtactgaatgattctcttgaaatagaatgcacagccaaattaaccgagaactaccctgccccaggttaaaaatgcgggttttttcgtacagaaagaaactcctacttcgaaggctcaaaggggttgacaagggattaacttccttatttctccagtgtttgggaattgaaacaatgcctatacatcatcagtaaagttttatttgaaagcatacagttcaacaacttgggtatttcgttgtcatcatcctccctccaatctttgcataaaacacaagtttgatagagaatagcagatggaagaaaaagttttgtaaaagaaggcataaacataaacatagtagatgaaaatgaattcaaaatatgcaatgctcatttcattaaaatcaccattcagaaacaaacaaagtctaaaagtaaacagcacaataaaggaaatacgaacagtacagaaacatggcctagtgactaatcagcaacaaagatgagctatctcgtctgaaacactcggctttaggaaaattgggctttgacttaTTTTCAGCCACTCTggtctggcaaaggattagtgacaacattaggacccatatccttgaaagagagcatctttgatctcaccaactcttgaactctagtCTTCAAAGCATAACAACCTTCTAAATCATGGCTAGCTGCACCCTGATGGaattcacaatgaagatcaggtcggaatccttttgagggagggtttcgaggaggcggcatggctcttgttgtgatcaaccctTTATGGACCAATGtaggatacaattcagtgtatgacataggaataggatcaaaatGAGTCCTATCGCGATTTTAATCTTGTTTCTGCTTTTTGTTACCTTGAGAAGGATTAGACAATGGATGTTGATGCAAAGTCCTATGAAGCACTGATTGAGGAAAGCAAACAGGTGTTTCCTTCTCTACTTCAAAATATGAATCACATGACATAACATATGGTTTCCCCTGAGTTGGAGTAGCAACGGAAAAGGCTAAAGGAGTATTCACTTGCTTTGTGATAATCGGAGGAATGTTGCATTCTttcttcaacaagacttgcaggatttccataatttgattcatctgaattttcaactcgctgacctctgctcttagaaactcttggtcttgttgaagttcttccatacttttcagagacatgcttctagttcaatgtgtcgaggaatcagcttgacagtggacagacaaactctgaagatggagacaaacaaggataagttttctagacaacctggatgtatgtatgcaaatgatgcaccagctgtttttttttttgttttttatttatttgattttcaaggaattcaagttattaatttgtaaacatcacaacaaaaaggaaataaatcctaaatcggatcaaagctttgatcaaattatcatcaagatcaatcatccattttggtggattagagttttcaccccatcaacacccaagatccattgagtttgatgaagcttatgatgtttacaaagaaagacctatgatttccttggaaatcaaatgaatgcatggatgcatggtttatgcatcaatcacaatcaagatcacacatggtcgcataaacagggttcaaaggttcgacgtcacgagcatggagtcaaagttaagaaccacccacaaaggtatgtactagggaattttgtacctgccgaacgggttctacaaaggttcccagagttttcaatcttctatcggatactaccggcacgcacaattgctcacgggcgccaataatatgcctaaaaagacctcgtctgagcgtagcatcgcatgacaacaagctcaaattggtacttgatcttgtttctgcactacatcctaaaaaggcttagatgggttaaaagggttctaggtcattcagcttctacgaacactcactattgaaagtaatagcgttcttacgatagttcgtaacaacatctactaccttccatgaggcctccactgattggggttccaccatatgacgctcatgctaaggattgctcctgacatgcgactattggtcttaccaccttctatctcaagttactcaccaaagtccgggttagaactttatctcatcacaaaggaaccatcgagcaccaaaaagaaaaaaagaaaataaacaaacaaagcacacaacaatatttACAGatacaaaacacacagataaacaaaaataggcttaacacacttaaaact
Protein-coding regions in this window:
- the LOC131642701 gene encoding cuscuta receptor 1-like; the encoded protein is MEKDIAVGKSYTSVDWSKLKKLEELDLSYNNFVGKLPSSFVNMTSLRTLKLTNNHFIGNIGPNLATSLEYLNFEGNQFEFPISFAQFSNHSNLNFIYGNGNKVILDSHLPLKTWVPKFQLQVLQLSSISVVNSLPLPNFLLYQYSLTDVDFTGCKLKGMFPHWLLKNNTKMQVLRLRNCSFIGDFQLPSHPNLNLASIDVSNNAMLGQMLSNNISSNFPNLNYLNISENEIHGSIPHELSHIDTLDLSNNQFSGELPRNLTMGISYLSISNNNLHGPIPPALSMYSSITLLLDHNHFSGSLPSNLFNSTYIHHLDISYNNLVGKLPSQIQSTQLVELLMSNNYFEGSIPSELTNITTLTYLDLSQNNLSGCVPSFLSDSLSFIHLNNNKLSCLSKHMFTERSSLLILDLSNNEITNGIHDLIHNLHYTELNILLMKGNHFTGEIPNQLCHLTDLNILDLSYNNFIGEIPNCLGEMPFENKDPEGSRDRFNGVVYDKGRYNNRHGKERDRFTSKKRLETYTTNILIYMSGINLSQNKLSGSIPYELGNLTRIRSLNLSNNFFSGKIPATFSNLVQVESLDLSFNMLSGQIPPQLSGLTSLEVFSVAHNNLSGTTPERKGQFITFDESSYEGNQFLCGPPLSKSCNPAPLPNGLNKDGDNDSWVDMYVFLVSFVVAYTSTLLVIAIVLYINPYWRQAWFYYIGIVCMNCFYFLEDNLCVF